One genomic region from Rothia dentocariosa ATCC 17931 encodes:
- a CDS encoding YhgE/Pip domain-containing protein encodes MSVFRVALVELKRLTSGVLPVLVLLAMSCIPLLYGSLYLYGNWDAYGNVNGIVGALVVEDEGAKDASGNDLNTGADVKKSLLDAGTFDWKSVETRDKAVQGVSDGTYDFALVIPKDFSARLVSTGSFKPDEKGNTGPINPQAAGLEIITNDANNYVLTNIVTKAGTAVRDSVASKVGDKTANTLLASFTTIHGKMNEAADGADKINANTVKLSDAMTQLADGTGTLNDGAVKLADGSEQLVDGSSRLIEGQNKLADGSSQLADGAGTLNQGAGKVNDGAIKLADGSSTLANGASDAHNGASQLADGSAALANGTGSLKKGANDLAQGAQQVADGTHSLKNALDQDGVRQLPGTLTAMCQNLNSIDTSAPSGDFGTDLSNTVVSKVAEDTRQKLAPLVESGSISQETADAIVANINSEQTKSAVASANDQVLKNHLAQHGQAGSDVLAKLQTLKNDNCVATGESAAAQKLSTLIDGVDKLDSGATAVAQGAGTLRDGITKLDSGATTLADGSAKLADGTGKVADGASTLNNGAAQLADGTGELKNGTGNLHNGAQQLADGEKEALDGQNKLHEGATTLQDGSSQLADGTGKLNSSTGQIADGTGQLKDGTGQLSTGLQNGTRQIPNLNEEQQKDVASVMSSPVDLEHSSLANGRNYGEGMGPFFMCLALWIGGLMLVQTLRPLNNRALASKAPTARIILGSWLPFGLIGIAQAVLMFAAVKFGLGFQMAHPWLAFLFLCFVATIFTLFIHGVVVFFGSPGKLIALIIMILQLITAGGTMPYETLPHAMRWMHDFFPMGYAVTGMRRLSYGINESSLMPIMMYLLLWGAVGLVLGYLGTRRDRIWSLKKLIPEITV; translated from the coding sequence GTGAGTGTATTTCGTGTTGCGCTCGTCGAACTTAAGCGTCTAACCTCCGGGGTGCTTCCGGTACTGGTGCTTCTTGCTATGTCGTGTATTCCGCTACTGTACGGTTCACTGTACCTGTACGGCAACTGGGATGCTTACGGGAATGTGAACGGTATTGTGGGCGCACTCGTGGTGGAAGACGAGGGTGCGAAAGATGCCTCCGGCAACGATCTAAACACCGGTGCGGATGTCAAAAAGAGCCTGCTGGATGCGGGAACCTTCGACTGGAAGAGCGTTGAGACCCGTGATAAGGCCGTCCAAGGCGTGAGCGACGGGACCTATGATTTTGCGCTCGTGATTCCGAAAGACTTCTCGGCCAGGCTCGTGAGTACCGGCTCGTTCAAACCTGATGAGAAAGGCAACACCGGTCCCATTAACCCGCAGGCCGCCGGGCTGGAAATCATCACGAACGACGCCAATAACTATGTGCTCACCAACATCGTGACGAAGGCGGGAACAGCCGTGCGGGATTCCGTGGCCTCCAAGGTGGGGGATAAGACGGCGAACACTCTGCTGGCAAGCTTCACGACCATTCACGGCAAAATGAATGAGGCAGCCGACGGCGCCGACAAAATCAACGCGAACACCGTCAAACTTTCCGATGCGATGACCCAACTCGCTGACGGAACCGGAACCCTCAACGATGGTGCCGTCAAGCTCGCGGACGGGTCTGAGCAGCTGGTGGATGGTTCCAGCAGGCTCATCGAAGGGCAAAATAAGCTCGCCGACGGTTCGTCCCAGTTGGCTGACGGCGCAGGCACCCTCAACCAGGGTGCCGGAAAAGTCAATGACGGTGCCATCAAGCTCGCGGACGGATCATCAACCCTGGCCAACGGTGCCTCTGACGCGCATAACGGCGCTTCCCAGCTGGCGGATGGCTCCGCAGCCCTCGCAAACGGCACCGGCAGCCTTAAGAAAGGCGCGAACGACCTCGCCCAAGGTGCCCAGCAGGTCGCCGACGGAACGCATTCGCTCAAGAATGCACTGGATCAGGACGGGGTGCGTCAACTTCCCGGAACGCTCACCGCCATGTGCCAAAACCTGAACTCGATCGACACCTCCGCCCCAAGCGGGGATTTTGGCACAGATCTGTCAAATACGGTGGTGTCTAAGGTTGCCGAAGATACCCGGCAGAAACTAGCGCCTCTCGTCGAATCCGGCTCCATCAGCCAGGAAACCGCCGACGCGATCGTCGCCAACATCAACTCCGAACAGACGAAATCGGCTGTAGCATCAGCGAACGATCAGGTACTCAAAAACCATCTGGCGCAGCACGGACAAGCCGGTTCAGATGTGTTGGCGAAGCTGCAAACCCTCAAAAACGACAACTGCGTGGCCACCGGGGAATCCGCTGCAGCGCAAAAACTCAGTACCCTGATTGACGGGGTGGATAAGCTCGATTCCGGCGCCACGGCGGTAGCGCAGGGTGCCGGAACACTGCGCGACGGCATCACCAAACTCGATTCCGGGGCAACCACCCTAGCGGACGGTTCAGCTAAACTCGCTGACGGCACCGGGAAAGTTGCCGATGGTGCCTCCACCCTCAATAACGGAGCAGCCCAACTGGCCGACGGCACCGGCGAACTCAAAAACGGTACCGGAAACCTGCACAACGGCGCACAGCAGCTTGCCGATGGCGAAAAAGAAGCCTTAGACGGCCAAAACAAACTGCACGAGGGCGCAACCACGCTGCAGGACGGATCATCTCAGCTGGCTGACGGCACCGGAAAACTCAACAGCAGCACCGGCCAAATCGCCGACGGCACGGGACAGCTCAAAGACGGAACCGGGCAGCTCTCCACCGGACTGCAAAACGGCACCCGCCAAATCCCCAACCTGAACGAAGAACAGCAAAAAGACGTAGCCTCCGTCATGTCCTCACCCGTGGACCTCGAACACAGTTCCCTAGCCAACGGACGTAATTACGGCGAAGGTATGGGACCGTTCTTCATGTGCCTAGCCCTGTGGATCGGCGGCCTGATGCTCGTGCAAACCCTGCGCCCGCTCAACAACCGTGCACTGGCCTCAAAGGCACCGACGGCGCGCATCATCCTAGGAAGCTGGCTGCCGTTCGGACTGATCGGTATCGCCCAGGCAGTACTCATGTTCGCGGCAGTGAAATTCGGGCTCGGATTCCAGATGGCGCATCCGTGGCTTGCCTTCCTCTTCCTCTGCTTCGTTGCAACGATCTTCACTCTGTTCATTCACGGCGTGGTGGTGTTCTTCGGCTCGCCCGGCAAGCTCATAGCCCTGATTATTATGATCCTGCAGCTCATCACGGCGGGCGGCACCATGCCCTACGAAACCCTGCCGCACGCCATGAGGTGGATGCACGACTTCTTCCCCATGGGCTACGCCGTCACCGGTATGCGCAGGCTCAGCTACGGCATCAACGAATCCAGCCTGATGCCGATCATGATGTACCTGCTGCTGTGGGGTGCCGTCGGTCTGGTGCTGGGGTACCTGGGAACCCGCCGTGACCGCATCTGGTCCCTGAAAAAACTAATCCCCGAAATCACGGTGTAG
- the tadA gene encoding tRNA adenosine(34) deaminase TadA produces MEYNNSGVHAGDGEALSTIATLAEHERWMRLALDEGKRAACAGEIPIGAVVVNAEGEIIGSGHNSREHDHDPTGHAEIHAIRQAAQHLKTWRLEECTLVVTVEPCLMCAGAILMARIPTVVMGAWEEKTGAVGSQYDVLRDRRLGLDVQVYAGVLREECAELMRTFFEVRRPQQGA; encoded by the coding sequence ATGGAATATAACAATAGTGGTGTTCATGCTGGTGACGGCGAAGCCCTCAGTACCATTGCGACATTGGCTGAGCATGAACGCTGGATGCGCCTGGCTCTCGACGAAGGCAAGCGCGCAGCATGCGCCGGTGAGATACCTATCGGCGCAGTGGTGGTAAATGCCGAAGGCGAAATTATTGGCTCGGGGCACAATAGCCGTGAACACGATCATGACCCCACCGGGCACGCTGAGATCCACGCGATTCGCCAGGCGGCACAGCATCTTAAGACCTGGCGTTTGGAAGAGTGCACGCTCGTGGTGACCGTTGAACCATGCCTCATGTGCGCCGGGGCGATTCTGATGGCGCGCATACCCACGGTGGTGATGGGTGCTTGGGAAGAAAAAACGGGTGCGGTAGGGAGTCAATATGATGTGCTCCGTGACCGTCGTTTAGGGCTTGATGTGCAGGTTTACGCCGGGGTGCTGCGTGAGGAATGTGCCGAGCTGATGCGCACATTTTTTGAAGTCCGCCGCCCACAGCAAGGGGCCTAA